A region from the Methanofollis liminatans DSM 4140 genome encodes:
- a CDS encoding RNA-guided endonuclease InsQ/TnpB family protein, protein MIVSYKYRAYPDATTEIRLNAALDTCRWLYNKLLEECNTAWDGGISPTMRGTQARIVTLKDENPFLKSVYSKVLQMVNYTLWSNIAALSQTKKRGRKIGKLRFKSAFRYRTINYNQSGFKIDREHSTITFSKIGALSFNMHRPYTGKVKGVLITHSSDRWYVIIQAEQEASESKREGRSVGIDVGLNSFTVDSDGAAVENPRFYEHSQGKIKKIQQSIARKKRFSQNWKKAKSRLEKVYDHVTNQKKDFLHKLSRQYVDTYATICVEDLNIKGLKEKGNSTGLHTSIHDASWGRFYSYLAYKAESAGTKLVKVDPRNTSQICSNCGSIVKKSISERVHECPYCGFVADRDYNAAVNIHRVGMEQPFEPVEMIPLHHIAVMQVLSMKQEATPNRAW, encoded by the coding sequence ATGATCGTTTCCTACAAGTATCGAGCGTATCCAGACGCAACCACTGAGATACGGCTGAATGCCGCACTCGATACCTGTAGGTGGCTCTACAACAAACTCCTCGAAGAATGCAACACGGCGTGGGATGGTGGGATCTCCCCGACGATGCGAGGAACGCAGGCGCGGATCGTCACGCTGAAAGACGAGAATCCGTTTCTGAAGAGTGTGTACTCCAAAGTGCTTCAGATGGTGAACTATACGCTCTGGAGCAATATCGCTGCACTCTCGCAGACGAAGAAGAGAGGGCGAAAGATCGGCAAACTCAGGTTCAAGAGCGCATTCCGCTACCGGACAATCAACTACAACCAGTCAGGGTTCAAGATCGACCGCGAACACAGTACGATCACGTTCTCGAAGATCGGAGCACTCTCATTCAACATGCACCGACCGTACACGGGAAAGGTGAAAGGCGTCCTGATTACTCATTCCAGTGATAGATGGTACGTGATCATTCAGGCAGAGCAGGAGGCTTCTGAGTCAAAGCGTGAAGGACGATCTGTCGGGATCGATGTTGGTCTGAACTCGTTTACAGTCGATAGCGACGGCGCGGCGGTCGAGAACCCTCGCTTCTATGAACATTCTCAGGGTAAGATCAAGAAAATTCAGCAGAGCATTGCCCGGAAAAAACGGTTCTCGCAGAACTGGAAGAAGGCAAAAAGCAGGCTTGAGAAGGTCTATGATCATGTCACGAATCAGAAAAAAGATTTCCTGCACAAACTCTCCCGCCAGTATGTTGATACCTATGCAACGATCTGTGTCGAAGACCTGAATATCAAAGGTCTGAAGGAGAAAGGCAACTCTACAGGACTGCACACGAGTATCCATGATGCTTCATGGGGACGATTCTATTCTTATCTTGCGTACAAGGCTGAAAGTGCTGGTACGAAGCTCGTCAAAGTCGATCCTCGGAATACATCACAGATCTGTTCGAACTGTGGAAGCATCGTGAAAAAGAGCATCTCTGAGAGAGTCCACGAATGTCCATACTGCGGGTTTGTTGCCGATAGAGATTACAATGCTGCGGTGAATATTCACCGCGTGGGGATGGAACAGCCCTTCGAGCCTGTGGAGATGATACCTCTACATCACATTGCTGTGATGCAAGTGTTGTCCATGAAGCAGGAAGCCACGCCCAACAGGGCGTGGTAG
- a CDS encoding cation:proton antiporter — protein MIGGIETTIEFQMSLLLFIALAGYLVASRINQSAVIGEILVGLLVGPSLLGLITYTDFVRSLAALGAVILLFVIGLEFDLGDILDVRYVVIGLAGVIVPWIGGYWLTDALGYGFESAVFVGTAMTATSIAITANVLREMGLLDTRASRAIIGTAVIDDVLSLMALSVSIDVVSGTFSLVSLATIVAKDVVFIVVAAAVGIRVIAPFLERIDRRPFARKYPEFIFITAMMFAFLFALGAEAIGISAIIGAFIAGMSFRSVNLIHSRDLKEGAEYLHIIFASIFFVSLGILADFSALTPDILIFLIALMVMAVVTKLVGCGIPARLQGMGNRESLVLGFGMVPRGEVAMIVALIGLNAGIIDQGIYVAIVLMSLLTTLVTPIVYRNWLLKKETGTA, from the coding sequence ATGATCGGCGGAATTGAAACGACCATCGAGTTTCAGATGAGCCTCCTCCTCTTCATCGCCCTGGCCGGCTACCTGGTCGCATCCAGGATCAACCAGTCGGCGGTGATCGGGGAGATCCTGGTGGGCCTTCTGGTGGGACCAAGCCTTCTGGGCCTGATCACCTATACCGATTTCGTCAGAAGCCTGGCAGCACTCGGGGCCGTGATCCTGCTCTTCGTGATCGGGCTCGAGTTCGACCTTGGCGACATCCTGGACGTCAGGTACGTCGTCATCGGCCTCGCCGGGGTGATCGTCCCGTGGATAGGCGGCTACTGGCTGACCGACGCCCTCGGCTACGGCTTCGAGAGCGCCGTCTTTGTCGGGACGGCGATGACCGCAACAAGCATTGCGATCACGGCGAACGTCCTGCGGGAGATGGGGCTGCTGGATACCCGGGCCTCCAGGGCGATCATCGGGACGGCGGTGATCGACGACGTCCTCTCCCTGATGGCCCTCTCGGTCTCGATCGACGTGGTCTCCGGGACGTTCTCCCTTGTCTCGCTTGCCACGATCGTCGCCAAGGACGTGGTGTTCATCGTCGTTGCCGCCGCTGTCGGGATCAGGGTCATCGCCCCGTTCCTGGAGCGGATCGACCGGAGGCCGTTCGCCCGGAAATACCCGGAGTTCATCTTCATCACGGCGATGATGTTCGCCTTTCTCTTTGCCCTGGGGGCCGAGGCGATCGGGATCTCGGCGATCATCGGGGCCTTCATCGCCGGGATGTCGTTTCGGAGCGTCAACCTCATCCACTCGCGCGACCTCAAGGAAGGGGCCGAGTACCTCCATATCATCTTCGCATCGATCTTCTTCGTCTCCCTGGGCATCCTGGCGGACTTCTCGGCGCTCACCCCTGATATCCTCATCTTCCTCATCGCCCTGATGGTGATGGCGGTGGTGACGAAACTCGTCGGCTGCGGGATCCCGGCGCGTCTCCAGGGGATGGGCAACCGGGAATCCCTGGTCCTGGGGTTCGGGATGGTGCCGCGGGGCGAGGTGGCGATGATCGTCGCCCTCATCGGGCTGAACGCCGGGATCATCGACCAGGGGATCTACGTGGCGATCGTCCTGATGAGCCTTTTGACGACGCTTGTCACTCCGATCGTCTACCGGAACTGGCTGCTGAAAAAAGAGACCGGGACGGCCTGA
- a CDS encoding aminotransferase-like domain-containing protein has product MPYQFAARTRKTPRSFIREILKVTERPEIISFAGGLPDPALIAVKEIAEAARLVFESEGAAALQYATTEGYAPLREFVAGRYRRRLGLDASPDEILITSGSQQSLDLIGKVFIDAGEAVAIERPGYLGAIQAFSLYEPTFCPVPLGEDGPDTGALADLLQEKKIRLFYGVPNSQNPSGITWSEKKRREVAALLREAGAVFVEDDAYGELRFSGDPMTPVKKHLPEGTIMTGSFSKIAAPGMRLGWIYAEKEVIDLLTVAKQATDLHTPILTQRILARYLADNDIDAPIRRICETYRRRCDLMGGLIDDLFPEEVTHTRPDGGMFIWATLPAGISSLDLFERGLAENVAVLPGIPFYTDGGGTDTLRLNFSNATDERIEEGIRRLARVLRTYA; this is encoded by the coding sequence ATGCCGTACCAGTTTGCCGCCAGAACGAGGAAAACACCTCGTTCGTTCATCAGAGAGATCCTGAAGGTCACCGAACGGCCGGAGATCATCTCCTTTGCCGGCGGGCTTCCCGACCCGGCCCTGATCGCCGTCAAAGAGATCGCCGAAGCGGCACGCCTGGTATTCGAGAGCGAGGGAGCGGCGGCCCTCCAGTATGCGACGACCGAAGGGTATGCCCCCCTCAGGGAGTTCGTCGCCGGGCGCTACCGCCGGAGACTCGGGCTCGACGCGAGCCCGGACGAGATCCTGATCACGAGCGGCTCCCAGCAGTCCCTCGACCTGATCGGCAAGGTCTTCATCGACGCCGGGGAGGCGGTGGCGATCGAACGCCCCGGCTACCTCGGGGCGATCCAGGCGTTCTCCCTCTATGAGCCGACGTTCTGCCCGGTCCCCCTCGGAGAGGACGGCCCGGACACCGGGGCGCTTGCAGACCTCCTCCAGGAAAAGAAGATCAGGCTCTTCTACGGTGTCCCGAACTCCCAGAACCCCTCCGGGATCACCTGGTCGGAGAAAAAACGGCGGGAGGTGGCCGCCCTTCTCCGGGAGGCCGGAGCGGTCTTCGTCGAAGACGACGCCTACGGCGAACTCCGCTTTTCCGGCGACCCGATGACGCCGGTGAAGAAACATCTCCCAGAAGGAACGATCATGACCGGGTCCTTCTCGAAGATCGCCGCCCCGGGTATGCGGCTCGGCTGGATCTATGCGGAAAAAGAGGTGATCGATCTGCTGACCGTCGCAAAGCAGGCCACCGACCTCCACACCCCGATCCTCACCCAGCGGATCCTCGCCCGCTACCTGGCCGACAACGATATCGACGCCCCGATCAGGCGGATCTGCGAGACCTATCGGCGCCGCTGCGACCTGATGGGCGGGCTGATCGACGACCTCTTCCCCGAAGAGGTGACGCACACGCGCCCTGACGGCGGCATGTTCATCTGGGCGACCCTTCCTGCAGGGATATCGTCGCTGGACCTCTTCGAGCGCGGCCTTGCCGAGAACGTCGCCGTGCTCCCGGGCATCCCCTTCTACACCGACGGCGGGGGGACCGATACCCTCAGGCTCAATTTCTCGAATGCAACCGACGAACGGATAGAAGAGGGGATCCGGAGACTCGCAAGAGTCCTCCGGACGTATGCCTGA
- a CDS encoding DUF2124 domain-containing protein, producing MEEKERLKGVPGMLRPFKQYLVGAGLPEGAQIVYYGCPGTCTPFIELLAFAVRDLPVEQVFVPYLDEGKARTIRPVADVGMQIGEAPASLRPAVAVVMGGLAMPNIPVTAEAAAAVLEKYPDARRTGICFMSMFEKEGWTGAIGFDLVIDASIDPVTVYR from the coding sequence ATGGAAGAGAAAGAACGACTCAAAGGGGTTCCCGGGATGCTCAGACCGTTCAAGCAGTACCTTGTCGGGGCCGGTCTCCCTGAGGGCGCCCAGATCGTCTATTACGGGTGCCCGGGCACCTGCACGCCTTTCATCGAGCTCCTCGCCTTTGCGGTCAGGGATCTCCCGGTCGAGCAGGTCTTCGTGCCCTACCTCGACGAGGGGAAGGCCCGGACGATCCGGCCCGTCGCCGACGTCGGGATGCAGATCGGCGAGGCGCCCGCCTCTCTGCGCCCGGCCGTCGCCGTGGTGATGGGGGGGCTTGCGATGCCGAACATCCCGGTGACCGCCGAGGCGGCGGCAGCGGTCCTCGAAAAATACCCGGATGCCAGACGGACCGGGATCTGTTTCATGAGCATGTTCGAGAAGGAGGGCTGGACCGGTGCGATCGGCTTCGATCTCGTCATCGACGCCTCGATCGACCCGGTGACGGTCTACCGGTAG
- the frhB gene encoding coenzyme F420 hydrogenase subunit beta, protein MVLGNYKTCVAARSTDKEILKGAQDGGIVTQLFAYALEEGIIDGAIVAGPSDEPWKPEPIVATTKAELLAARGTKYTLSPNISLLKEATRSYGLDRVGIVGTPCQMQAVRKAQLYPVGMRDVPDKIALAIGIFCMENFPYQSIEALVEDHCNLKMESVKKLDIGKGKFWAYTERGAVAQIPLKVTHKYEQPGCHVCLDYVSNLADVSTGSVGTPDGWSTVFVRTKIGDDVWAKANAAGCFETQDIASVKPGLELVTKLATEKITKNQKTLDARATFGVGKGLRNPYL, encoded by the coding sequence ATGGTACTCGGTAACTACAAAACCTGTGTTGCTGCACGCAGCACCGACAAGGAAATCCTGAAGGGAGCCCAGGACGGCGGCATCGTCACCCAGCTCTTCGCGTACGCGCTCGAAGAGGGGATCATCGACGGCGCCATCGTAGCGGGGCCGTCAGACGAGCCCTGGAAGCCCGAGCCGATCGTCGCCACGACGAAGGCCGAGCTCCTCGCGGCCCGCGGCACGAAATACACCCTCTCCCCGAACATCTCCCTCCTCAAGGAGGCGACCCGCAGCTACGGTCTCGACAGAGTCGGCATCGTCGGCACCCCGTGCCAGATGCAGGCGGTCCGCAAGGCCCAGCTCTACCCGGTCGGCATGCGCGACGTTCCCGACAAGATCGCCCTCGCCATCGGGATCTTCTGCATGGAGAACTTCCCGTACCAGTCGATCGAGGCACTGGTCGAGGACCACTGCAACCTGAAGATGGAATCGGTCAAGAAGCTGGACATCGGCAAGGGCAAGTTCTGGGCCTACACCGAGCGCGGCGCGGTCGCCCAGATCCCGCTGAAGGTGACCCACAAGTACGAGCAGCCCGGCTGCCACGTCTGCCTTGACTACGTCTCCAACCTCGCCGATGTCTCGACCGGATCGGTCGGCACCCCGGACGGCTGGAGCACGGTCTTTGTCAGGACAAAGATCGGCGACGACGTCTGGGCAAAGGCGAACGCCGCCGGCTGCTTCGAGACGCAGGACATCGCCAGCGTCAAGCCCGGCCTGGAACTCGTGACCAAGCTCGCCACCGAGAAGATCACGAAGAACCAGAAGACCCTCGACGCCCGCGCCACCTTCGGCGTCGGCAAGGGCCTGCGCAACCCGTACCTCTAA
- the frhA gene encoding coenzyme F420 hydrogenase subunit alpha → MSKVVEISPTTRHEGHSKLVLKVNDEGIVERGDWLSITPVRGVEKLAIGKTMEQVPKIASRVCGICPIAHTLAATEAMEASIGCEVPEDAMLLRYMLQCANRLHSHALHNILSLPDMYLPGTDTKINPFSPEEPVRSVALRIQRLREIGQTIGEIVGGEAVHPSNPRVGGMYKNISPIAKQKVYDLAKEGRKLAHEQSEFMIAVFRNFQKRDWAEVAGRQIPIPKDLGYHNQGYMAAAPVYGSSSLDENPTWFPERWTEVRPWDWYMGEEEITLEDKDYPVGGTTPAGEKAWPQMQACTGVPLYDGQPVEVGPRARLVQFKNYDEKGAIGLQIARQMEYEETCYGIMEACDALDTSASVLADEIPQGDGSLGWAANEAPRGCDVHLTKVKDGKVRWFSMLVPTTWNFPTCSRALVGAPWELAEVIVRAYDPCVSCATHMLVVDESKRIVAQKLLE, encoded by the coding sequence TTGTCGAAAGTTGTAGAGATTTCCCCAACCACGAGGCACGAGGGACATTCCAAACTCGTCCTGAAGGTAAATGACGAGGGTATCGTCGAACGTGGTGACTGGCTCTCCATCACTCCGGTGAGGGGTGTAGAGAAGCTGGCCATCGGCAAGACGATGGAACAGGTGCCCAAGATCGCTTCCCGCGTCTGCGGCATCTGCCCGATCGCCCACACGCTCGCAGCAACAGAGGCCATGGAGGCATCCATCGGATGCGAGGTCCCCGAGGACGCCATGCTTCTGCGTTACATGCTCCAGTGCGCGAACAGACTGCACTCGCACGCCCTGCACAACATCCTCTCCCTGCCCGACATGTACCTTCCGGGCACGGACACGAAGATCAACCCGTTCTCCCCCGAGGAGCCGGTGCGGTCGGTCGCCCTGAGGATCCAGCGGCTGCGTGAGATCGGCCAGACCATCGGCGAGATCGTCGGCGGCGAAGCGGTCCACCCGTCCAACCCGCGTGTCGGCGGCATGTATAAGAACATCAGCCCGATCGCAAAGCAGAAGGTCTACGACCTTGCAAAGGAAGGCCGCAAGCTTGCCCACGAGCAGTCCGAGTTCATGATCGCCGTCTTCCGGAACTTCCAGAAGCGCGACTGGGCCGAGGTTGCCGGCCGCCAGATCCCGATCCCGAAGGATCTCGGCTACCACAACCAGGGCTACATGGCTGCGGCGCCGGTCTACGGCAGCAGCAGCCTTGACGAGAACCCGACCTGGTTCCCCGAGCGCTGGACCGAGGTCCGCCCCTGGGACTGGTACATGGGCGAGGAAGAGATCACCCTCGAGGACAAGGACTACCCCGTCGGCGGCACCACCCCGGCAGGCGAGAAGGCCTGGCCCCAGATGCAGGCGTGCACCGGCGTGCCCCTGTACGACGGCCAGCCGGTCGAAGTCGGTCCGCGTGCCCGTCTCGTCCAGTTCAAGAACTACGACGAGAAGGGCGCCATCGGCCTGCAGATCGCACGGCAGATGGAGTACGAGGAGACCTGCTACGGCATCATGGAAGCCTGCGACGCCCTCGACACCTCGGCCAGCGTGCTTGCCGACGAGATCCCGCAGGGCGACGGAAGCCTTGGCTGGGCGGCAAACGAGGCCCCGCGTGGCTGCGACGTCCACCTCACCAAGGTGAAGGACGGCAAGGTCCGCTGGTTCTCGATGCTCGTCCCGACCACCTGGAACTTCCCGACCTGCAGCCGCGCCCTCGTGGGCGCCCCGTGGGAGCTCGCCGAGGTCATCGTCCGGGCATACGACCCGTGTGTATCGTGCGCCACCCATATGCTGGTGGTCGATGAAAGCAAGAGGATAGTGGCCCAGAAACTCCTCGAGTGA
- a CDS encoding PspC domain-containing protein, which yields MAEKRLVRPRDDRVVAGVCSGIARYLDIDPVVVRLIWVILSMIGFVFTGIVVYLAAWLIIPEEEEDIIDAEYTVSEEAKV from the coding sequence ATGGCAGAAAAACGATTGGTCCGCCCGCGTGACGACCGCGTCGTCGCCGGGGTCTGCAGCGGGATCGCCCGCTACCTCGATATCGACCCGGTGGTGGTCAGGCTCATATGGGTGATTTTAAGCATGATCGGGTTCGTGTTCACCGGCATCGTCGTGTACCTTGCGGCATGGCTGATCATCCCCGAGGAGGAGGAGGACATCATCGACGCCGAGTACACGGTGAGCGAAGAGGCAAAAGTCTGA
- the frhG gene encoding coenzyme F420 hydrogenase subunit gamma → MVEKITVGHVHMSGCTGCLVSFADNYEGLFKILDNYADLVYALTLVDVRHVPEMDVALVEGSVCLQDKISVEEIKETREKAKVVVALGGCAAYGNITRFCRGGQWNQPQMESYVPIGELIDVDLYIPGCAPTPQQIRNVAIMAYLLLKGTDEQKELATAYLKPLMDLAKRGDEACGCDLMYDVINQGLCMGCGSCAAACPVRAVTMEYGKPQVNRDLCIKCGACYAQCPRSFFNFDVMNEFEGITELIKSVME, encoded by the coding sequence GTGGTAGAAAAGATTACCGTGGGGCACGTGCACATGAGCGGCTGTACCGGATGCCTTGTGTCCTTTGCAGACAACTACGAAGGACTCTTCAAGATTCTGGACAACTATGCAGACCTCGTCTATGCACTGACCCTTGTAGATGTCAGGCATGTCCCTGAGATGGACGTCGCCCTTGTCGAGGGCTCTGTCTGTCTCCAGGACAAGATCTCGGTGGAAGAGATCAAAGAAACCAGGGAGAAGGCAAAGGTCGTCGTCGCCCTCGGCGGCTGTGCGGCATACGGGAACATCACCCGGTTCTGCCGCGGCGGCCAGTGGAACCAGCCGCAGATGGAGTCCTACGTTCCGATCGGCGAACTGATCGACGTGGACCTGTATATCCCCGGCTGTGCACCGACCCCCCAGCAGATCAGGAACGTCGCCATCATGGCGTACCTGCTCCTGAAAGGCACCGACGAGCAGAAGGAGCTCGCGACCGCATACTTGAAGCCGCTCATGGACCTTGCAAAGCGCGGCGACGAGGCCTGCGGCTGCGACCTGATGTACGACGTGATCAACCAGGGCCTGTGCATGGGCTGCGGCTCCTGCGCCGCCGCCTGCCCGGTCCGTGCAGTCACCATGGAGTACGGCAAGCCCCAGGTCAACCGCGACCTCTGCATCAAGTGCGGCGCCTGCTATGCCCAGTGCCCGAGGAGCTTCTTCAACTTCGATGTGATGAACGAGTTCGAGGGCATTACCGAACTCATCAAATCGGTCATGGAGTGA
- the tnpA gene encoding IS200/IS605 family transposase — MKYKLDRSAHSVFALYYHLVIVVKYRRKALYSDDIRERLKDIVWNLSDELGIEVVAHEPAEDHYHLLFKATPKTNLVNVVNVIKGVSARRLRQEFPATKNLVGGESFWSPSYFLATSGQVSLDALKEYVDSQLEK, encoded by the coding sequence ATGAAGTATAAACTTGATAGGTCAGCGCATTCGGTCTTTGCTCTCTATTATCATCTGGTGATAGTAGTGAAGTATCGCCGGAAAGCGTTGTATTCTGACGATATTCGGGAACGCCTGAAAGATATTGTGTGGAACCTATCAGATGAATTGGGTATAGAGGTTGTTGCTCACGAACCTGCCGAAGATCACTATCATCTTCTCTTCAAGGCGACTCCGAAAACCAACCTCGTCAATGTTGTCAATGTGATCAAGGGGGTATCGGCACGGAGGCTGCGGCAGGAGTTCCCTGCGACAAAGAATTTGGTGGGGGGAGAGTCCTTCTGGTCTCCGTCGTATTTCCTTGCAACATCGGGGCAGGTAAGCCTTGACGCCCTGAAAGAATATGTTGATTCTCAATTGGAGAAGTGA
- the frhD gene encoding coenzyme F420-reducing hydrogenase, FrhD protein — protein MLYPETVIVGCGNPLFADDGLGPAVIEEINRLQLPDNVKAIDGGLGAPHFIFTLVDKAVTKKIVIIDIVDFGAEPGSLTKLSVEDLPPGSYRDAHSWDLTEPLQRLKDSVEITIFGVQPKRVTAPDMEIGLSEEVQKAIPRVVHHVLAEIGVDDGATIVS, from the coding sequence ATGCTATACCCAGAAACCGTGATTGTAGGATGCGGCAACCCCCTCTTCGCCGACGACGGCCTCGGCCCCGCGGTGATCGAGGAGATTAACCGCCTGCAACTTCCCGACAATGTCAAGGCCATCGACGGGGGGCTTGGCGCCCCGCACTTTATTTTCACACTGGTCGACAAGGCGGTCACGAAGAAGATCGTCATCATCGACATCGTGGACTTCGGTGCCGAACCGGGCTCGCTCACAAAACTCTCTGTCGAAGACCTGCCGCCCGGGAGCTACCGGGACGCCCACTCGTGGGACCTCACCGAACCGCTCCAGCGACTCAAGGACAGCGTCGAGATCACGATCTTCGGCGTCCAGCCGAAACGGGTAACGGCACCCGACATGGAGATCGGGCTCTCTGAAGAGGTACAGAAGGCCATTCCCAGGGTAGTACACCACGTACTTGCCGAGATTGGAGTGGATGATGGGGCTACTATCGTTTCTTAA